Proteins from a genomic interval of Desulfofustis limnaeus:
- the carB gene encoding carbamoyl-phosphate synthase large subunit, whose product MPKREDIHTILIIGSGPIIIGQACEFDYSGTQACKALRSMGYRVVLVNSNPATIMTDPGMADATYIEPLNIQTIEKIIAIERPDALLPNLGGQSGLNLSSELYRAGILEKYGVAVIGVNIEAIERGEDRTAFKQTMERLGIDMPRSTAVNTLEEAEMAAEELGYPVVIRPAYTMGGTGGGLVYNLEELRTITSRGLAASLINQVLVEESVLGWEELELEVVRDAKNQMITVCFIENVDPMGVHTGDSFCTAPMLTIDPALQEKLQRYSYAIVEAIEVIGGTNVQFAHDPESGRVTVIEINPRTSRSSALASKATGFPIARVSSLLAGGLTMDEIPYWRDGSLEEYTPSGDYVVVKFARWAFEKFAGIEDRLGTQMRAVGEAMSIGKNYKEALQKAIRSLEINRYGLGFAKDFHKLPLETLLQRLQIPTSERQFLMYEALRQGASVETLHELTRIKTWFIEQMRELVELEEQVLACRGRQLPEDLLRRAKQDGFSDRYLARLLALPERSIREQRLALGIVQGWQSVPVSGVEDAAYYYSTYNGPDQVPVSDRRKIMVLGGGPNRIGQGIEFDYCCVHAALTIREAGLESIMINCNPETVSTDYDTSDKLYFEPLTLEDVLAIYEKERPEGVIVQFGGQTPLNLARELAEAGVTILGTSPDAIDLAEDRDRFSAIMHRLGIPQPDSGMAASIEEAQAIAARIGYPLMVRPSYVLGGRGMEIVHDDQMLQRYLTAAVEEVTPQRPVLIDKFLDNAIEAEADAIADGVDAFVPAVMEHIELAGIHSGDSACVIPPISIAPKHIDTIREYTRRIAIELRVKGLMNIQYAIQDNTVYVLEANPRASRTVPIVSKVCGLSMARAATQIILGKSLADLGLQDRQIPYYGVKEAVFPFNMFPEVDPVLGPEMRSTGEVLGLSHSFGRAFYKAQEATQSVLPLQGTVLFTVADRDKQAALEPARRFRELGFTIMATEGTHRFLQDKGIEAEAVFKLGLARPNLMDAIKSGRIQLVVNTPSGKKGSADSSNIRKAAIRYKIPYITTTAAAIAAAKGIAAIRESPAEARSLQDYHREIR is encoded by the coding sequence ATGCCGAAACGAGAAGATATCCATACCATTTTGATCATCGGCTCCGGCCCGATCATCATCGGCCAGGCCTGCGAATTCGACTATTCCGGCACCCAAGCCTGCAAGGCGCTGCGCTCGATGGGCTATCGGGTGGTGCTGGTCAACTCCAACCCGGCAACGATTATGACCGATCCGGGTATGGCCGATGCGACGTATATCGAACCGCTCAACATCCAGACCATCGAGAAGATCATCGCCATCGAGCGCCCGGATGCCCTGCTGCCCAATCTCGGCGGCCAGTCGGGGCTCAACTTGTCGTCCGAACTCTACCGGGCCGGTATCCTGGAAAAGTATGGGGTGGCGGTGATCGGCGTCAATATCGAGGCCATCGAACGGGGCGAGGATCGGACCGCTTTCAAGCAGACCATGGAACGGCTCGGCATCGATATGCCGCGGAGCACGGCGGTCAACACGCTCGAGGAGGCGGAGATGGCTGCCGAAGAACTGGGCTACCCGGTGGTCATCCGGCCTGCTTACACCATGGGCGGCACCGGGGGCGGCCTGGTTTACAACCTCGAGGAGCTGCGGACCATTACCAGCCGGGGCCTGGCGGCCAGCCTGATCAATCAGGTCCTGGTGGAGGAGTCGGTGCTCGGCTGGGAAGAACTGGAGCTGGAGGTGGTGCGCGATGCCAAGAACCAGATGATCACCGTCTGCTTCATCGAGAACGTTGATCCCATGGGGGTCCACACCGGCGACAGCTTCTGTACCGCGCCGATGCTGACCATCGACCCGGCCCTGCAGGAGAAACTGCAGCGATATTCCTATGCCATCGTCGAGGCCATCGAGGTGATCGGCGGCACCAACGTTCAGTTCGCCCACGACCCCGAGAGCGGCCGGGTGACGGTTATCGAGATCAACCCGCGCACCTCGCGCTCCTCGGCCCTGGCCTCCAAAGCCACCGGTTTCCCCATCGCTCGGGTCTCATCGCTGCTGGCCGGGGGCTTGACCATGGACGAGATCCCCTATTGGCGGGATGGCAGCCTGGAGGAGTATACCCCGTCCGGCGATTACGTGGTGGTCAAGTTTGCCCGCTGGGCCTTTGAAAAATTCGCCGGCATCGAAGACCGGCTGGGAACACAGATGCGCGCCGTCGGCGAGGCCATGAGCATCGGCAAGAACTACAAGGAGGCGCTGCAGAAGGCCATCCGCAGCCTGGAGATCAATCGCTACGGTCTCGGCTTTGCCAAGGACTTTCATAAGCTGCCCCTGGAGACCCTGCTGCAGCGCTTGCAGATCCCCACCAGCGAGCGCCAATTCCTCATGTATGAAGCCCTGCGCCAGGGTGCTTCAGTCGAAACCTTGCATGAGCTGACTCGGATCAAGACCTGGTTCATCGAGCAGATGCGGGAGTTGGTCGAGTTGGAGGAGCAGGTGCTCGCCTGCCGCGGCCGCCAGTTGCCTGAAGACCTGCTGCGGCGGGCCAAACAGGACGGCTTCAGCGACCGGTATCTGGCCCGGTTGCTGGCACTCCCGGAGCGATCGATCCGCGAACAGCGGCTTGCCCTTGGGATCGTGCAGGGATGGCAGTCGGTGCCGGTGAGCGGTGTTGAAGATGCCGCCTATTACTACTCCACCTACAACGGCCCGGATCAGGTCCCGGTAAGCGATCGCCGCAAGATCATGGTGCTCGGCGGCGGACCCAACCGCATCGGCCAGGGCATCGAATTCGACTATTGCTGCGTCCACGCGGCCCTGACCATCCGCGAGGCGGGATTGGAGTCGATCATGATCAACTGCAATCCGGAGACGGTCTCCACCGACTACGACACTTCGGACAAGCTCTACTTCGAGCCGCTGACCCTGGAAGACGTGCTCGCCATTTACGAGAAGGAGCGCCCGGAAGGGGTGATCGTTCAGTTCGGCGGGCAGACACCGCTCAATCTGGCCCGGGAGCTGGCCGAGGCCGGGGTGACCATCCTCGGCACCTCGCCCGACGCCATCGACTTGGCCGAGGATCGCGACCGATTCAGCGCCATCATGCACCGCCTCGGCATCCCTCAGCCGGACTCGGGAATGGCCGCGAGCATAGAGGAGGCGCAGGCGATCGCCGCGCGGATCGGTTACCCCCTGATGGTCCGTCCTTCCTACGTGCTGGGCGGCCGCGGCATGGAGATCGTCCATGACGATCAGATGCTGCAGCGCTATCTGACCGCGGCCGTGGAGGAGGTGACGCCACAGCGGCCGGTGCTGATCGACAAGTTTCTCGATAATGCCATCGAGGCCGAGGCGGACGCCATCGCCGACGGGGTTGACGCCTTTGTGCCGGCGGTCATGGAACACATCGAGCTGGCCGGAATTCATTCCGGTGATTCGGCTTGCGTCATCCCGCCGATCTCGATTGCCCCCAAGCACATCGATACCATCCGCGAGTATACCCGGCGTATCGCCATCGAACTCAGGGTGAAAGGGTTGATGAACATCCAGTACGCCATCCAGGACAATACCGTTTACGTGCTCGAGGCCAATCCGCGGGCCTCGCGTACCGTGCCCATTGTCTCCAAGGTCTGTGGGCTGTCCATGGCCCGCGCCGCCACCCAGATCATCCTGGGCAAGAGCCTGGCTGACCTGGGGCTTCAGGACCGGCAGATCCCCTATTACGGTGTCAAGGAGGCGGTTTTTCCGTTCAATATGTTCCCTGAGGTGGACCCGGTGCTGGGCCCGGAGATGCGCTCCACCGGCGAGGTCCTGGGGCTGTCGCACTCGTTTGGTCGGGCCTTTTACAAGGCCCAGGAGGCGACCCAGTCGGTCCTGCCGCTGCAGGGCACGGTACTCTTCACAGTCGCCGATCGGGACAAACAGGCGGCGCTGGAACCGGCTCGCCGGTTCCGCGAACTGGGCTTTACCATCATGGCCACCGAGGGAACACATCGGTTCTTGCAGGACAAGGGGATCGAGGCCGAGGCCGTCTTCAAGCTGGGTCTGGCCCGGCCGAATCTGATGGATGCCATCAAGAGCGGCCGGATTCAGCTGGTGGTCAACACCCCGAGCGGGAAAAAGGGTTCGGCCGACAGTTCCAATATCCGCAAGGCGGCGATCCGCTATAAGATCCCCTACATCACCACCACCGCGGCCGCCATCGCCGCCGCTAAAGGCATAGCGGCGATACGCGAGAGCCCGGCCGAAGCCCGCTCCCTGCAGGACTATCATCGGGAGATCCGTTGA
- a CDS encoding YitT family protein: protein MTQPVAPTLYQSPRQLFGDILQMVVGCLVSAVAINGILVPQHFVAGGVTGIALILNDMAPQLGLAGMYLALNIPLFFLAWMAVGRRFFVYSVFGMASLSLAIALVRIEIQVQEPILSALLAGLLIGAGTGLSLRTYGSQGGLDILAVMLMKRFSISIGNTVLVVNGLVLLLVSLYYSLEAVLYTLIVLYVSAKMVTLVVTGLSQRKAVIIISSQWQKIAEEILKDIRHGVTIIQGEGGFSGKQEHILYSVIHFSQIGQLKRLVTAIDRDAFVVISDTMEVVNYRIGNQPHW, encoded by the coding sequence ATGACACAGCCCGTTGCGCCAACCTTGTACCAGTCACCTCGGCAGCTGTTCGGTGATATTCTGCAGATGGTAGTTGGCTGCCTGGTCTCCGCCGTCGCCATCAACGGTATCCTGGTGCCGCAGCACTTTGTCGCCGGCGGGGTCACCGGCATCGCTCTGATCCTCAATGACATGGCGCCGCAACTGGGGCTGGCGGGGATGTATCTGGCGCTCAACATTCCACTGTTCTTCCTGGCCTGGATGGCGGTGGGCCGCCGCTTCTTCGTCTATAGTGTCTTCGGCATGGCGAGCCTGTCGTTGGCCATCGCCCTGGTCCGAATCGAGATCCAGGTGCAGGAGCCGATCCTCAGCGCCTTGCTGGCCGGGCTGCTGATCGGCGCCGGCACCGGCCTGAGCTTGCGCACCTACGGCTCCCAGGGCGGTCTCGATATCCTGGCGGTGATGCTGATGAAACGGTTCTCCATCAGTATCGGCAATACCGTCCTGGTCGTCAATGGGCTCGTCCTGTTGCTGGTATCGCTCTATTATTCTCTCGAGGCGGTGCTGTATACCCTCATCGTGCTTTATGTCAGCGCTAAAATGGTAACGCTGGTGGTTACCGGTCTGAGCCAGAGGAAGGCGGTCATTATCATATCTTCCCAGTGGCAGAAGATAGCCGAAGAGATCCTCAAGGATATCCGGCATGGCGTGACGATCATCCAGGGCGAGGGCGGCTTCAGCGGCAAACAGGAGCACATTCTCTACTCGGTGATCCATTTTTCCCAGATAGGTCAGTTAAAGCGGCTGGTGACCGCCATTGACCGTGACGCCTTCGTGGTGATCAGCGACACCATGGAGGTGGTCAATTACCGGATCGGCAATCAGCCCCATTGGTGA
- a CDS encoding ABC transporter substrate-binding protein: protein MRKTLFSLLTCMLLFVGPALAENQETLVVGVSSDIHTLDPGVSSDNYDWRQIYPCYDRLVKYKVINGEGSTEVEPQAAESWSVSADGTIWTFTIRQGISFADGTPLDAAAVKFSFDRTLKIGKGPADNIGAIASMQVLEPYTLKITLKNAYGPFLQTLATDGASIINPKVLQHEKDGDLAQAWLAENTDGSGPFVLTEWTRGQRAVLEAKADYWGGAPKIKKTIVRFMSESADRRMALERGDIDIAENILVDQIPALEQNPDIAVKRYPSQLVEYVYINCQKPALSDKRVRQALNYAVDYQGIIDHVLQGNGVQMRGPVPKGMWGHKEDVYQYRRDVDKAKALLKQAGAEGLSLTLIYSDRRAAWEQIATVMQSNFRDIGVDLKLELMANPTLRDRVDKGDFELCLGAWSPDFADPYMFMNFWFESDKWGLPGNRSFYKNEQVDTLVKKAAVSSDQAERVTLYHQAQDIIMEDAPYIFLYQVQTIVPMRKNVQGYVYNPMLESMYNFEAISK from the coding sequence ATGAGGAAAACATTGTTTTCGTTGCTAACCTGTATGCTTCTGTTCGTCGGCCCGGCGCTGGCCGAGAACCAGGAGACGCTGGTGGTTGGCGTGTCTTCGGACATCCATACCCTTGATCCGGGCGTCTCCAGCGACAACTACGACTGGCGTCAGATCTACCCCTGTTACGATCGTCTGGTGAAGTACAAGGTGATCAATGGTGAGGGCTCCACCGAAGTGGAACCTCAGGCCGCTGAGTCGTGGAGCGTCTCCGCGGACGGAACGATCTGGACCTTCACCATCCGCCAGGGGATCAGTTTCGCCGACGGCACGCCGCTCGATGCTGCTGCGGTGAAATTCTCCTTCGATCGAACCTTGAAGATCGGCAAGGGCCCGGCCGACAACATCGGCGCCATCGCATCGATGCAGGTGCTCGAGCCGTACACCTTAAAGATCACACTGAAAAACGCCTACGGACCGTTTCTGCAGACGCTGGCCACCGACGGAGCGTCAATCATCAACCCGAAGGTGCTGCAACACGAGAAGGACGGTGATCTGGCCCAAGCCTGGCTGGCCGAGAACACCGACGGCAGCGGGCCGTTCGTGCTGACCGAGTGGACCCGCGGCCAACGGGCCGTCCTCGAGGCGAAAGCCGATTACTGGGGCGGGGCACCGAAGATCAAGAAAACGATCGTCCGCTTCATGAGTGAATCGGCCGACCGGCGCATGGCCCTGGAACGCGGCGACATCGATATCGCCGAGAACATCCTGGTGGACCAGATTCCAGCCCTGGAACAGAATCCGGACATTGCCGTCAAGCGCTACCCGTCGCAACTCGTCGAGTATGTCTACATCAACTGCCAAAAACCGGCGCTCTCCGACAAACGGGTCCGCCAGGCCCTGAACTATGCGGTGGATTACCAGGGCATCATCGACCATGTGCTACAGGGCAACGGTGTCCAGATGCGCGGACCGGTGCCGAAAGGCATGTGGGGACACAAGGAAGACGTTTATCAATACCGGCGCGACGTCGACAAGGCCAAAGCGCTGCTCAAACAAGCCGGGGCCGAAGGGCTGAGCCTCACCCTGATCTATTCCGACCGGCGGGCCGCCTGGGAACAGATCGCCACCGTCATGCAGAGCAATTTCCGCGACATCGGCGTCGACCTGAAACTCGAACTGATGGCCAACCCGACGCTACGCGACCGGGTCGACAAGGGCGACTTCGAACTCTGTCTCGGCGCCTGGAGCCCGGACTTCGCCGACCCCTATATGTTCATGAACTTCTGGTTCGAATCCGACAAATGGGGGCTGCCGGGCAACCGCAGCTTCTACAAGAACGAGCAGGTCGACACCCTGGTCAAGAAGGCCGCCGTGTCCAGCGATCAGGCCGAGCGGGTAACCCTGTATCACCAGGCGCAAGACATCATCATGGAGGACGCCCCGTACATCTTCCTCTACCAGGTGCAAACGATCGTCCCCATGCGTAAGAATGTGCAGGGCTATGTCTATAACCCGATGCTGGAATCCATGTACAACTTCGAGGCCATCTCCAAGTAA
- a CDS encoding DUF748 domain-containing protein, whose protein sequence is MKNGKRLFNKRWFQVLLALVGTMTLLLVLTPIGAKYYLAKWLRDNGADTAVIETLKINPLTGRVTVGGVDVAAGGRSLFHNDATVVDFSLLSLLDRTVHLKQAEYRNLFVDLEQLADGSWRIGSYTLLSDGQIVSDTEAAEEVVVPWAVQADRVILDGCRISLKTPELELILVVDRAELLRFATREGQPAASFRLEGRLADRPLRLDLEHIQVVPELQVAGSVFLSDFELATVAGMVEQVLPTWAGLFGVDGEVSVMRSSDAALAVSYAGQLSLSDLAAGSTSFATALQSLHWEGTIGFDRGRDKPQSLVADGMLTVAATELEIGAQEPVISIAGIEVQGHSALTLHDNGRITVAHNGGVQVEELGLRHGSNLIHEALLAWTGRVDYDSHHDHGGLQVESDGLLELGPLRVSFAEEAEAAIGLAGEALRWQGLAGYGGPSAADMVVELDGSCQAHELQAKLPGALSLQQQEADLELRGRLRLQEMIGVDGEARLALHGLQVNGEEQPLVAVEELQLAEAVADGRSVAIAAAQAKGLQIWADGALPVVVQIERIDGVDFTSDDLAEFRVGELRAGPSIVTARRTGEELVRVARMIIRDGTAGERQVAAAAAVLEDLVFMPEDSAAGDATVTIGATELRDVGWQPEVGVTGESLHLSRLSVHLRREADGTLTMTRRLAAMLEPAAPQTVAPVEAEPGATEPGSGALPLRLKSILIDGDSTIVFADQSMRRPFSSSLKMNRFTAGPIATTDPDTPTEVLLHGELEGRAPVQVTGTVLPFLPATALDLRLSLKNYPLNNLSAYTVQAVGTGLASGQMQLTSAVQLADGRLQMDNTVELLQLETETIAPELAAELDNQLPLPLDGALAMLRDSKGNITLDVPLNGSLDDLQVGLSDVLITALGKAIVPAASGYLMYALGPYGALAYVGVKLGEKMLEVTLPPVSFAPGEFAVSAEHDDYLQRLAMILKDRPEADIQLCPVAGSWELLTEEQRQAIGEGAVPVDDEMRLRLLDLGQQRGEAVREALTIGHEIDRARLLICDTRIDPEKKMQPAVLVQMY, encoded by the coding sequence ATGAAAAACGGAAAGCGGTTGTTCAATAAACGTTGGTTTCAGGTGTTGCTGGCCCTAGTGGGGACCATGACGCTCCTGCTGGTGCTGACGCCGATCGGAGCGAAATATTATCTGGCCAAATGGCTGCGGGATAACGGTGCCGATACGGCAGTTATCGAGACACTCAAGATCAATCCTCTTACCGGCCGGGTCACCGTGGGCGGCGTCGACGTGGCGGCGGGAGGGCGATCGCTGTTCCATAACGATGCCACGGTGGTCGATTTCAGCCTGCTGTCGCTGCTGGATCGGACCGTTCACCTGAAACAGGCGGAGTATCGCAATCTCTTTGTCGATCTGGAGCAATTGGCCGATGGCAGCTGGCGTATCGGTTCCTATACCTTGCTGTCGGACGGACAGATTGTAAGTGATACGGAGGCGGCCGAAGAGGTGGTCGTCCCTTGGGCGGTGCAGGCCGATCGGGTGATCCTTGACGGCTGTCGGATCAGTCTGAAGACCCCGGAGCTGGAATTGATCCTGGTTGTTGACCGGGCGGAACTGCTGCGCTTCGCCACCCGTGAGGGGCAGCCCGCCGCCAGTTTTCGACTGGAGGGCCGGCTTGCCGACCGGCCACTGCGGTTGGACCTGGAGCACATTCAGGTAGTGCCCGAATTGCAGGTGGCCGGGAGCGTTTTTTTATCCGATTTCGAATTGGCGACGGTCGCCGGGATGGTGGAACAGGTCCTGCCCACCTGGGCCGGTCTTTTCGGGGTTGACGGTGAGGTTTCGGTGATGCGGTCAAGCGATGCGGCGCTGGCGGTCAGCTATGCCGGCCAACTCTCGCTGTCCGATCTGGCGGCCGGCTCCACATCCTTTGCCACAGCACTTCAGTCACTGCACTGGGAGGGTACAATCGGCTTCGACAGGGGTCGCGATAAACCGCAGAGCCTGGTTGCGGACGGAATGCTCACCGTTGCCGCAACCGAACTGGAGATCGGCGCTCAGGAGCCGGTGATCTCGATCGCCGGCATTGAGGTGCAGGGGCATTCGGCTCTGACCTTGCACGACAACGGCCGGATCACAGTGGCCCACAACGGGGGGGTGCAGGTCGAAGAACTCGGCCTGCGTCACGGGTCGAACCTGATCCATGAGGCACTGCTGGCCTGGACCGGCCGAGTGGATTATGACTCCCATCATGACCATGGTGGGCTGCAGGTCGAGAGTGACGGCCTTCTGGAACTGGGCCCGTTGCGTGTGAGCTTTGCCGAAGAGGCCGAGGCGGCGATCGGTCTTGCCGGCGAGGCGCTGCGCTGGCAGGGGTTGGCAGGCTATGGCGGGCCATCTGCGGCAGACATGGTGGTCGAACTGGATGGCTCTTGCCAGGCGCACGAGCTGCAAGCAAAGCTGCCTGGGGCGCTGTCGCTGCAGCAGCAGGAGGCTGACCTGGAGCTGCGAGGTCGGCTGCGCCTCCAAGAGATGATCGGCGTCGACGGCGAGGCGCGTCTTGCTTTACACGGGTTGCAGGTGAATGGAGAGGAACAGCCGTTGGTTGCGGTGGAGGAACTGCAGCTGGCCGAAGCGGTTGCCGATGGCCGGTCAGTGGCGATTGCCGCGGCGCAGGCGAAAGGACTCCAGATCTGGGCCGACGGGGCATTGCCGGTAGTGGTCCAGATCGAGCGGATTGACGGAGTCGATTTTACCAGTGACGATCTGGCCGAATTCCGGGTCGGCGAGCTGCGAGCCGGGCCGTCGATCGTGACCGCCCGCCGCACCGGTGAAGAGCTGGTCCGGGTGGCGCGGATGATCATCCGCGACGGGACAGCGGGAGAGAGGCAAGTCGCCGCCGCCGCTGCCGTTCTCGAGGATCTGGTGTTCATGCCGGAGGACTCCGCCGCCGGGGATGCCACTGTGACGATCGGTGCGACCGAGCTGCGCGATGTCGGTTGGCAGCCCGAGGTGGGAGTGACCGGCGAGTCCCTGCATCTCTCCCGGCTGTCGGTGCATCTGCGCCGCGAGGCGGATGGCACGCTGACGATGACGCGACGGCTAGCGGCAATGCTGGAGCCGGCGGCTCCTCAAACGGTGGCACCGGTCGAAGCGGAGCCGGGTGCAACCGAACCTGGAAGCGGTGCTCTGCCACTGCGGTTGAAGTCGATCCTCATCGACGGCGACAGCACTATCGTCTTCGCCGATCAGTCGATGCGCCGGCCCTTTTCTTCCTCTCTGAAAATGAACCGCTTTACCGCTGGACCGATTGCCACCACCGATCCGGACACGCCAACCGAGGTCTTGTTGCACGGGGAACTGGAGGGACGGGCACCGGTCCAGGTGACAGGCACGGTGTTGCCGTTTCTGCCGGCAACGGCGCTTGATCTGCGGCTGAGCTTGAAGAACTATCCGTTGAACAACCTGTCGGCTTACACGGTCCAGGCGGTGGGAACCGGTCTGGCCTCGGGGCAGATGCAGCTGACCAGCGCCGTACAACTGGCCGACGGCCGGTTGCAGATGGACAATACGGTGGAGCTTCTGCAATTGGAGACCGAGACTATCGCCCCCGAGTTGGCGGCAGAATTGGACAACCAGCTGCCGCTCCCCCTGGATGGTGCACTGGCCATGCTGCGCGACAGCAAGGGTAACATAACCCTCGACGTCCCCTTGAACGGTTCTCTCGACGATCTGCAGGTGGGCCTCTCGGATGTGCTGATAACCGCTCTCGGCAAGGCTATTGTGCCGGCCGCCTCCGGCTATCTGATGTACGCCCTCGGGCCCTACGGGGCTCTGGCCTATGTCGGCGTAAAGCTCGGGGAAAAGATGCTCGAGGTGACCCTGCCGCCGGTATCCTTCGCCCCCGGTGAGTTCGCTGTCTCCGCCGAGCATGATGATTATCTGCAGCGACTTGCCATGATCCTCAAGGATCGGCCGGAAGCCGATATCCAGCTTTGCCCGGTGGCCGGTTCCTGGGAATTGCTGACTGAGGAACAACGCCAAGCGATCGGGGAGGGTGCGGTCCCCGTGGATGACGAGATGCGGTTACGGCTGCTCGATCTGGGCCAACAACGGGGCGAGGCGGTGAGAGAGGCCCTGACGATCGGACATGAGATTGACCGGGCCCGACTGTTGATCTGCGACACCCGGATCGACCCTGAAAAAAAGATGCAGCCGGCGGTCCTGGTGCAGATGTACTGA
- a CDS encoding RiPP maturation radical SAM C-methyltransferase, whose translation MQQESETGSTSRQRPDQRFRLLLVAAPWALFNRPSLQLAALRSYLVEQGGFHVDNRHLYLAVAKRIGTDLYARIARSGWAGEALFAPLLFPEQAEGAARLFRRELGVDGDGAVPAYDPLVEAVRDSCDEFISGVDWATVSLVGFSVCFNQLLGSLYLAERLKREGSIPVVFGGTSCAGTVGQRLVEQFAQIDYLIGGEGERPLQALCQHLAEGGGDLPAQVRSRNSLRRGPPLVDIARLDDLPIPDFRPYLVEVRHHFAGIPFQPVLPVEFSRGCTWRRCTFCNLNLQWQGYRSKSATRMIEEVIQVCGQNETLHCAFTDNVLPVRQSDAFFQAMAATDEDYGFFGELRAKTSRQRLRRFRNGGLSCVQVGIEALSTSLLARMGKGTSAMDNLAMMKNCLAAGVELKGNLIIEFPGTTAAEIDETLVHLDYALPFAPLDPAAFFLGHDSPIHRHYRQYGIRAVGVHPKNRLLFPARHRMVSLVCGYSGDRQLQRGQWRPVRRKLQRWQAFHRQRRGRTEPPLYYRDGGSFLIISQELPSQPPLLHRLRGLSRELYLFCAEPQSRSDIYRAFAGLKPAAIDRFFAQLSEKRLVFCEADQVLALAVRYG comes from the coding sequence ATGCAGCAGGAATCAGAAACCGGTTCGACCAGCCGGCAACGACCAGATCAGCGGTTCCGGCTGCTGCTTGTTGCCGCACCGTGGGCCCTGTTCAACCGTCCGTCGCTGCAACTCGCCGCCTTGCGCAGCTACCTGGTGGAGCAGGGGGGATTCCACGTCGATAATCGTCATCTGTACCTTGCTGTCGCCAAACGAATCGGCACCGATCTGTATGCCCGGATCGCCCGATCCGGGTGGGCCGGCGAGGCCTTGTTCGCACCACTGCTGTTTCCCGAGCAGGCCGAAGGGGCGGCCCGCCTGTTCCGACGTGAGCTGGGGGTTGACGGCGATGGCGCGGTGCCCGCCTATGACCCGCTCGTCGAGGCCGTTCGCGACAGTTGTGACGAGTTTATTAGCGGGGTCGATTGGGCGACCGTTTCCCTGGTCGGTTTTTCCGTCTGCTTCAATCAGTTGCTCGGCTCGCTCTATCTGGCCGAACGGCTCAAAAGAGAGGGGTCGATTCCCGTGGTCTTCGGAGGCACCTCGTGCGCCGGGACGGTGGGGCAGAGGCTGGTGGAACAGTTTGCCCAGATCGATTACCTGATCGGTGGCGAGGGGGAACGACCGCTGCAGGCGCTCTGCCAGCACCTGGCCGAAGGCGGCGGCGATCTCCCGGCTCAGGTACGTAGCCGAAACTCCCTTCGGCGAGGACCGCCATTGGTCGATATCGCCCGGCTCGACGACCTGCCGATCCCGGATTTTCGCCCATACCTGGTGGAGGTCCGGCACCATTTTGCCGGCATCCCCTTTCAACCGGTTCTGCCTGTCGAGTTTTCCCGCGGCTGCACCTGGCGCCGTTGTACGTTCTGCAACCTCAACCTGCAGTGGCAGGGGTACCGCAGCAAGTCGGCAACCCGGATGATCGAGGAGGTCATCCAGGTGTGCGGACAAAACGAGACGCTGCACTGCGCTTTTACCGACAACGTCTTGCCGGTGCGGCAAAGTGACGCATTCTTCCAGGCGATGGCCGCAACCGACGAAGACTACGGGTTCTTCGGGGAACTGCGGGCCAAGACCTCACGACAACGATTACGCCGCTTCCGCAACGGGGGGCTGAGTTGCGTCCAGGTCGGTATCGAGGCGCTGTCGACGTCGTTGTTGGCGCGCATGGGCAAGGGTACCTCGGCCATGGACAATCTGGCGATGATGAAAAACTGCCTGGCCGCCGGGGTTGAACTCAAGGGGAACCTGATCATCGAGTTTCCCGGGACCACGGCAGCGGAGATCGACGAGACCCTCGTCCATCTCGATTATGCCTTGCCCTTTGCACCGCTGGATCCGGCTGCGTTTTTCCTCGGCCATGATTCCCCCATCCACCGTCATTATCGGCAATACGGGATACGCGCCGTCGGTGTCCACCCCAAGAACCGGCTGCTCTTTCCAGCGCGACACCGCATGGTTTCTCTGGTGTGCGGCTATAGCGGCGATCGGCAGCTTCAGCGGGGCCAGTGGCGGCCGGTACGGCGGAAACTACAGCGTTGGCAGGCCTTTCACCGACAGCGTCGCGGACGGACCGAGCCGCCGCTGTACTACCGTGATGGCGGTTCGTTTCTGATCATCAGCCAAGAGCTGCCCTCGCAACCGCCGCTGCTGCATCGACTGCGAGGGCTGTCCCGGGAGCTCTATCTGTTCTGTGCTGAGCCGCAATCGCGGTCGGACATTTATCGGGCCTTTGCCGGACTGAAACCGGCGGCTATTGACCGTTTTTTTGCCCAACTGAGTGAAAAACGGCTGGTCTTCTGCGAGGCGGATCAGGTCCTGGCTTTGGCTGTCCGTTATGGGTGA